From a region of the Arachis ipaensis cultivar K30076 chromosome B09, Araip1.1, whole genome shotgun sequence genome:
- the LOC107614762 gene encoding probable LRR receptor-like serine/threonine-protein kinase At1g05700 has protein sequence MVRRISPRSHIVLLLLLIIVALVQAQDQSGFISIDCGLPQNSSYTEKHTSIFYISDSGFIDTGVSKSVSPEFKINLQQQLSNLRSFPSGIRNCYRINVTSATKYLIRASFYYGNYDGTNVAPKFDLHLGANFMDTVKFTNASVTTFSEIIYTPLLDYIHLCLVNTGTGTPFISAIELRTLKNDTYVTQSWESLARLRRFDLGSTTNLQYRYKDDVYDRIWAPLGFDLWTQISSKLTNDELTQNHYQPPTIVMSTAATPVNASASFDFYWDPDNVDEQYYVFMHFNEVKKLAPNETRSFNVTLNGKYWGGPLVPTYQSTSTIFSPSALAGESRYLFSLLRTEDSALPPIINAIEIYTVKDFSRPETSQDDVDAITNIKKAYGVARNWEADPCGPTKYIWQGLNCSYDGNDPPRITSLDLSSSGLKGQISSYISKLTMLQYLDLSNNNLSGSVPDFLTQLQSLKVLNLGNNNLTGLVPNGLLDKSKKGSLSLSVEHNPNLCASTSCNQQTGGAISNKKKKNNNNHIVIPIAASIAGVLVLLAIVATAVICGLKKRKPKAAVNIDEEHNAPNFSQFGPNQRQYTFNEIVKITNNFNRILGRGGFGTVYHGLIGDTQVAVKMLSPSAVRGYEQFLAEVKLLMVVHHRNLTSLIGYCNDESNIGLIYEYMANGNLEEHLSGKKNNAKLLTWEDRLRISVDAAQGLEYLHSGCKPPIIHRDVKCANILLNENFGAKLADFGLSKPFPTEEGTHISTVVAGTPGYLDPEYRDSNKLAEKSDVYSFGVVLLKMITGQAAYVKMQDDDNKPHISYWVSSMLSNGDIKSIVDSKLQEDFDSGSVWKAVETAMACVASSSNKRPHMSDVVTELKECLAAELARKRTDHATEQSDSLESDLASISVTTTEFEPIAR, from the exons ATGGTGAGGAGAATTTCACCACGTTCACATATtgtattgcttcttcttcttattattgTGGCTCTAGTTCAAGCTCAAGATCAATCAG GATTCATTAGCATAGATTGTGGTCTACCTCAAAATTCCAGCTACACTGAGAAGCACACAAGCATATTCTACATTTCTGATTCTGGATTCATTGACACTGGTGTAAGCAAGAGTGTATCACCTGAATTCAAGATCAATCTTCAACAACAACTAAGCAATTTGAGAAGCTTTCCAAGTGGAATAAGAAACTGTTACAGAATAAATGTGACAAGTGCTACAAAATACTTAATCAGAGCTAGTTTCTATTATGGAAACTATGATGGGACAAATGTGGCACCAAAATTTGATCTTCATCTTGGTGCTAATTTCATGGACACAGTGAAATTCACCAATGCATCAGTTACCACATTCAGTGAGATCATTTACACTCCATTATTGGACTATATTCATCTTTGTCTAGTTAACACAGGCACAGGCACACCATTCATTTCTGCTATAGAATTGAGGACTTTGAAGAATGATACTTATGTGACTCAATCATGGGAATCGTTGGCGCGCCTCCGGCGATTCGACTTAGGTTCCACCACCAACTTACAATACAG GTACAAGGATGATGTTTATGACAGAATTTGGGCACCACTAGGCTTTGATCTATGGACACAAATAAGCAGCAAACTCACCAATGATGAACTAACTCAGAATCATTACCAACCACCAACAATTGTAATGAGCACAGCCGCCACGCCGGTAAACGCTAGCGCTTCTTTCGATTTCTACTGGGATCCTGATAATGTGGATGAGCAATACTATGTGTTCATGCATTTTAATGAAGTTAAGAAGCTAGCACCAAATGAAACAAGATCATTCAATGTAACACTTAATGGAAAGTATTGGGGTGGACCTCTTGTACCTACATACCAATCAACATCCACCATTTTTAGTCCTTCAGCTTTGGCAGGAGAGTCTAGGTACCTGTTTTCGCTTCTCCGGACAGAGGATTCGGCGCTTCCTCCAATCATCAATGCCATTGAGATTTATACAGTTAAAGATTTCTCAAGACCAGAAACTTCACAAGATGATG TTGATGCTATCACAAACATCAAGAAAGCTTATGGAGTGGCCAGAAATTGGGAAGCTGATCCATGTGGCCCCACAAAATACATTTGGCAAGGTCTAAATTGTAGTTATGATGGCAATGATCCCCCAAGAATCACATCCTT GGACTTGTCTTCCAGTGGATTGAAAGGACAGATATCATCTTACATCTCCAAGCTCACTATGTTACAATACTT GGATTTATCAAACAATAACTTAAGTGGATCAGTACCTGATTTCCTAACACAACTTCAGTCATTGAAAGTATT AAACTTGGGAAACAACAATCTCACAGGCTTAGTTCCCAATGGACTCCTTGATAAATCAAAGAAAGGTTCACTATCATTGAG TGTGGAACACAATCCAAATCTATGTGCATCAACTTCATGCAACCAACAAACAGGTGGTGCAATaagcaacaagaagaagaagaataacaaCAATCACATAGTTATTCCCATTGCAGCATCAATTGCTGGGGTTTTGGTGCTTCTAGCAATTGTAGCAACAGCTGTTATCTGTGGACTTAAAAAGAGAAAGCCAAAAG CAGCTGTGAACATTGATGAAGAACACAATGCTCCAAATTTTTCACAATTTGGACCCAACCAAAGACAATATACATTCAATGAAATTGTTAAGATCACCAACAACTTCAATAGAATTCTTGGTAGAGGTGGATTTGGTACAGTTTACCATGGACTAATTGGTGATACTCAAGTAGCTGTCAAGATGCTTTCACCATCGGCAGTGCGAGGATATGAACAATTTCTAGCAGAA GTTAAACTTCTGATGGTAGTACACCATAGAAATCTCACTTCTCTTATTGGTTATTGCAATGATGAAAGCAATATAGGACTCATCTATGAATACATGGCGAATGGAAACTTAGAAGAACATCTTTCAG GAAAAAAGAACAATGCAAAGTTGTTGACATGGGAAGATAGACTCCGAATATCAGTGGATGCAGCACAAG GATTGGAATATCTGCATAGCGGTTGCAAGCCACCTATAATCCATAGAGATGTGAAATGTGCAAACATTTTATTAAATGAAAACTTTGGTGCAAAATTGGCTGATTTTGGACTATCCAAACCTTTTCCCACTGAAGAAGGCACACACATTTCAACTGTTGTTGCTGGAACTCCTGGTTACTTAGATCCTGA GTATCGCGATTCAAACAAGTTGGCAGAGAAGAGTGATGTTTACAGCTTTGGAGTAGTTCTTTTGAAGATGATCACAGGTCAAGCAGCCTATGTGAAAATGCAGGACGACGACAACAAGCCTCACATAAGTTATTGGGTTAGTTCCATGCTTTCCAATGGAGACATAAAGAGCATTGTTGACTCAAAGTTACAAGAAGATTTTGACAGTGGCTCTGTGTGGAAAGCTGTTGAAACAGCAATGGCTTGTGTGGCATCTAGTTCTAACAAGAGGCCTCACATGAGTGATGTTGTGACTGAGCTAAAGGAGTGTTTGGCTGCAGAATTAGCACGCAAAAGAACTGATCATGCCACTGAACAAAGTGATTCACTTGAGAGTGACTTGGCTTCCATAAGTGTCACTACAACTGAATTTGAACCCATAGCTAGGTAG
- the LOC107618138 gene encoding vacuolar protein sorting-associated protein 26A: MNYLLGAFKPACNVLITFNDGKNRKQVPFKKENGQTVTVPLFQSQENIVGKVTIEPMQGKKIDHNGVKVELLGQIEMYFDRGNFYDFTSLVRELDVPGEIYERKTYPFEFSTVEMPYETYNGVNVRLRYVLKVTVNRGYAGSIIEYQDFVVRNYSPPPTINNSIKMEVGIEDCLHIEFEYNKSKYHLKDVIIGKIYFLLVRIKIKNMDLEIRRRESTGSGTNTHVETETLAKFELMDGAPVRGESIPIRLFLSPYELTPTHRNINNKFSVKYFLNLVLVDEEDRRYFKQQEITMYRLQESS; this comes from the exons ATG AATTACCTTCTTGGAGCTTTCAAGCCAGCTTGTAATGTTTTGATCACATTTAACGATGGGAAAAACCGGAAGCAG GTTCCATTTAAAAAAGAGAATGGACAAACAGTTACAGTCCCACTTTTCCAAAGTCAAGAAAACATTGTTGGGAAG GTTACAATAGAACCAATGCAAGGGAAGAAGATTGATCACAATGGTGTAAAAGTTGAACTCCTTGGACAAATAG AGATGTATTTCGACAGAGGAAACTTTTATGACTTTACTTCCCTTG TAAGAGAACTGGATGTTCCTGGAGAAATATATGAAAGGAAAACATATCCTTTTGAGTTTTCTACTGTTGAAATGCCATATGAAACATACAATGGAGTCAATGTGAGGCTTAG GTATGTCTTGAAAGTGACCGTTAATCGTGGTTATGCAGGAAGCATAATAGAGTACCAGGATTTTGTG GTTCGCAACTACAGTCCGCCTCCAACAATTAATAATAGCATCAAG ATGGAAGTTGGAATTGAAGATTGTCTACACATTGAATTCGAATACAACAAGAGCAA GTATCATCTAAAAGATGTCATTATTGGTAAGATTTACTTTCTACTTGTCAGAATCAAGATAAAAAACATGGATCTTGAGATTAGGCGTAGAGAATCAACAGGATCTGGAACCAATACCCATGTTGAGACAGAAACATTGGCTAAATTTGAGTTGATGGATGGTGCGCCTGTCAGAG GTGAATCCATCCCAATCAGATTGTTCCTCAGTCCTTATGAGCTCACACCAACACATAGGAACATCAATAACAAATTCAGTGTCAAGTACTTCTTAAATCTTGTGTTGGTTGATGAAGAGGATAGACGATACTTTAAGCAGCAGGAAATCACCATGTATAGGCTGCAAGAATCTTCATAA